Proteins encoded by one window of Camelus bactrianus isolate YW-2024 breed Bactrian camel chromosome 9, ASM4877302v1, whole genome shotgun sequence:
- the GEMIN7 gene encoding gem-associated protein 7 isoform X2 gives MSLEQCVSMGPQARHSPFRASVFPFVRWGCREGCRRKPVPLVYPSCCVAAESMLSRFQVGEVGFELEVKGRTVHVYRGGGAKIKLLPLTQKEEVFPSLSLNFFFRIMGILDALTSQTKRPAKPPWGWRPGLCSLPSPRPRGAAAAPAEPRLSGSRPARASAAEALAEVGTPAAADLARIMQTPLAIPVPVLRLPRGPDGLSRGFAPDGRRALLKLEVPEIPESPVDQESRESQEQRARAVLRERYLRSLLAMVGRQVSFTLHEGVHVTAYFGATDLDVANFYVSQLQTPIGVQAEALLRCSDIIAYTFKP, from the exons ATGAGCCTAGAGCAGTGTGTTTCCATGGGACCTCAGGCCAGACACTCACCTTttagggcctcagttttcccctttgtaagatggggctgcagggagggctgcAGAAGGAAACCAGTGCCTCTGGTCTATCCCAGCTGCTGCGTGGCTGCTGAGAGCATGCTCTCAAGGTTTCAAGTAGGGGAGGTGGGGTTCGAACTGGAGGTGAAGGGCAGGACTGTGCACGTGTACAGGGGTGGGGGTGCCAAGATCAAACTACTGCCCTTAACTCAGAAGGAGGAagtcttcccctctctgagcctcaatttcttcttcCGTATAATGGGCATCCTGGACGCCCTTACCTCGCAGACTAAGCGCCCGGCCAAACCGCCGTGGGGGTGGCGCCCCGGTCTGTGCTCGCTTCCGAGCCCTCGACCAcgtggggcggcggcggcgccagCGGAACCCAGGCTCAGCGGCTCGCGGCCCGCCCGGGCCTCTGCAGCGGAGGCGCTGGCGGAAGTGGGGACGCCGGCCGCCGCGGACCTCG CCAGGATAATGCAGACTCCACTGGCCATTCCTGTGCCTGTGCTCCGGCTCCCTCGGGGCCCTGATGGCTTGAGCCGAGGTTTTGCCCCCGATGGACGCAGAGCCCTCCTGAAACTGGAGGTTCCTGAAATCCCGGAGTCTCCTGTAGATCAAGAATCACGGGAATCCCAGGAACAGCGGGCCCGGGCTGTCCTTCGGGAGCGCTACCTCCGAAGCCTGCTGGCCATGGTGGGTCGCCAGGTGAGCTTCACATTGCACGAGGGTGTGCATGTGACCGCCTACTTCGGAGCCACCGACCTGGACGTGGCCAACTTCTATGTGTCGCAGCTGCAGACTCCGATAGGTGTGCAAGCTGAGGCGCTGCTTCGCTGTAGTGACATTATTGCATATACCTTCAAGCCATAA
- the GEMIN7 gene encoding gem-associated protein 7 isoform X3, with the protein MLRSARIMQTPLAIPVPVLRLPRGPDGLSRGFAPDGRRALLKLEVPEIPESPVDQESRESQEQRARAVLRERYLRSLLAMVGRQVSFTLHEGVHVTAYFGATDLDVANFYVSQLQTPIGVQAEALLRCSDIIAYTFKP; encoded by the exons ATGTTACGTt CAGCCAGGATAATGCAGACTCCACTGGCCATTCCTGTGCCTGTGCTCCGGCTCCCTCGGGGCCCTGATGGCTTGAGCCGAGGTTTTGCCCCCGATGGACGCAGAGCCCTCCTGAAACTGGAGGTTCCTGAAATCCCGGAGTCTCCTGTAGATCAAGAATCACGGGAATCCCAGGAACAGCGGGCCCGGGCTGTCCTTCGGGAGCGCTACCTCCGAAGCCTGCTGGCCATGGTGGGTCGCCAGGTGAGCTTCACATTGCACGAGGGTGTGCATGTGACCGCCTACTTCGGAGCCACCGACCTGGACGTGGCCAACTTCTATGTGTCGCAGCTGCAGACTCCGATAGGTGTGCAAGCTGAGGCGCTGCTTCGCTGTAGTGACATTATTGCATATACCTTCAAGCCATAA
- the GEMIN7 gene encoding gem-associated protein 7 isoform X4 translates to MLRSRIMQTPLAIPVPVLRLPRGPDGLSRGFAPDGRRALLKLEVPEIPESPVDQESRESQEQRARAVLRERYLRSLLAMVGRQVSFTLHEGVHVTAYFGATDLDVANFYVSQLQTPIGVQAEALLRCSDIIAYTFKP, encoded by the exons ATGTTACGTt CCAGGATAATGCAGACTCCACTGGCCATTCCTGTGCCTGTGCTCCGGCTCCCTCGGGGCCCTGATGGCTTGAGCCGAGGTTTTGCCCCCGATGGACGCAGAGCCCTCCTGAAACTGGAGGTTCCTGAAATCCCGGAGTCTCCTGTAGATCAAGAATCACGGGAATCCCAGGAACAGCGGGCCCGGGCTGTCCTTCGGGAGCGCTACCTCCGAAGCCTGCTGGCCATGGTGGGTCGCCAGGTGAGCTTCACATTGCACGAGGGTGTGCATGTGACCGCCTACTTCGGAGCCACCGACCTGGACGTGGCCAACTTCTATGTGTCGCAGCTGCAGACTCCGATAGGTGTGCAAGCTGAGGCGCTGCTTCGCTGTAGTGACATTATTGCATATACCTTCAAGCCATAA
- the GEMIN7 gene encoding gem-associated protein 7 isoform X1, which yields MSLEQCVSMGPQARHSPFRASVFPFVRWGCREGCRRKPVPLVYPSCCVAAESMLSRFQVGEVGFELEVKGRTVHVYRGGGAKIKLLPLTQKEEVFPSLSLNFFFRIMGILDALTSQTKRPAKPPWGWRPGLCSLPSPRPRGAAAAPAEPRLSGSRPARASAAEALAEVGTPAAADLAARIMQTPLAIPVPVLRLPRGPDGLSRGFAPDGRRALLKLEVPEIPESPVDQESRESQEQRARAVLRERYLRSLLAMVGRQVSFTLHEGVHVTAYFGATDLDVANFYVSQLQTPIGVQAEALLRCSDIIAYTFKP from the exons ATGAGCCTAGAGCAGTGTGTTTCCATGGGACCTCAGGCCAGACACTCACCTTttagggcctcagttttcccctttgtaagatggggctgcagggagggctgcAGAAGGAAACCAGTGCCTCTGGTCTATCCCAGCTGCTGCGTGGCTGCTGAGAGCATGCTCTCAAGGTTTCAAGTAGGGGAGGTGGGGTTCGAACTGGAGGTGAAGGGCAGGACTGTGCACGTGTACAGGGGTGGGGGTGCCAAGATCAAACTACTGCCCTTAACTCAGAAGGAGGAagtcttcccctctctgagcctcaatttcttcttcCGTATAATGGGCATCCTGGACGCCCTTACCTCGCAGACTAAGCGCCCGGCCAAACCGCCGTGGGGGTGGCGCCCCGGTCTGTGCTCGCTTCCGAGCCCTCGACCAcgtggggcggcggcggcgccagCGGAACCCAGGCTCAGCGGCTCGCGGCCCGCCCGGGCCTCTGCAGCGGAGGCGCTGGCGGAAGTGGGGACGCCGGCCGCCGCGGACCTCG CAGCCAGGATAATGCAGACTCCACTGGCCATTCCTGTGCCTGTGCTCCGGCTCCCTCGGGGCCCTGATGGCTTGAGCCGAGGTTTTGCCCCCGATGGACGCAGAGCCCTCCTGAAACTGGAGGTTCCTGAAATCCCGGAGTCTCCTGTAGATCAAGAATCACGGGAATCCCAGGAACAGCGGGCCCGGGCTGTCCTTCGGGAGCGCTACCTCCGAAGCCTGCTGGCCATGGTGGGTCGCCAGGTGAGCTTCACATTGCACGAGGGTGTGCATGTGACCGCCTACTTCGGAGCCACCGACCTGGACGTGGCCAACTTCTATGTGTCGCAGCTGCAGACTCCGATAGGTGTGCAAGCTGAGGCGCTGCTTCGCTGTAGTGACATTATTGCATATACCTTCAAGCCATAA
- the GEMIN7 gene encoding gem-associated protein 7 isoform X5 has translation MQTPLAIPVPVLRLPRGPDGLSRGFAPDGRRALLKLEVPEIPESPVDQESRESQEQRARAVLRERYLRSLLAMVGRQVSFTLHEGVHVTAYFGATDLDVANFYVSQLQTPIGVQAEALLRCSDIIAYTFKP, from the coding sequence ATGCAGACTCCACTGGCCATTCCTGTGCCTGTGCTCCGGCTCCCTCGGGGCCCTGATGGCTTGAGCCGAGGTTTTGCCCCCGATGGACGCAGAGCCCTCCTGAAACTGGAGGTTCCTGAAATCCCGGAGTCTCCTGTAGATCAAGAATCACGGGAATCCCAGGAACAGCGGGCCCGGGCTGTCCTTCGGGAGCGCTACCTCCGAAGCCTGCTGGCCATGGTGGGTCGCCAGGTGAGCTTCACATTGCACGAGGGTGTGCATGTGACCGCCTACTTCGGAGCCACCGACCTGGACGTGGCCAACTTCTATGTGTCGCAGCTGCAGACTCCGATAGGTGTGCAAGCTGAGGCGCTGCTTCGCTGTAGTGACATTATTGCATATACCTTCAAGCCATAA